One Ostrea edulis chromosome 2, xbOstEdul1.1, whole genome shotgun sequence genomic region harbors:
- the LOC125680451 gene encoding uncharacterized protein LOC125680451, translated as MARIDEKHPWATWLCKTRARLFQALQTARQKRGWEVCKLELGSKLPFVASPARPTRANTLNNTYEESRPQRLKSSLDYRFDDALKVKQLKPLKPKKEEMKKILRDSSSEKLEPKFKERKDKKMGKSQRRAEKDITELPLVIHVQRQPAFLKIKTHEKNMPFPKIDEDILKKLGFAVQGILPSIVPKK; from the exons ATGGCGAGAATCGATGAGAAGCACCCATGGGCTACATGGCTGTGCAAGACTAGGGCTCGATTGTTTCAGGCTTTGCAGACAGCGAGACAGAAAAGGGGTTGGGAAGTGTGTAAACTTGA GCTTGGGTCCAAACTGCCTTTTGTGGCATCGCCTGCGAGACCAACTCGTGCAAATACACTGAATAACACATATGAAGAATCTCGTCCCCAGAGATTGAAGTCTTCGTTGGACTACCGTTTTGATGACG CGTTGAAGGTAAAACAGTTAAAACCTTTGAAACCTAAGaaagaagaaatgaaaaagaTTCTTCGAGATTCAAGCAGCGAGAAGCT TGAACCTAAATTCAAAGAAAGAAAGGACAAGAAAATGGGAAAATCTCAGAGAAGAGCCGAGAAGGACATTACTGAATTGCCTCTGGTTATTCATGTCCAAAGACAACCTGCCTTTCTTAAAATCAAGACGCATGAGAAAAATATGCCTTTTCCTAAAATAGATGAGGACATCCTGAAAAAGTTGGGATTTGCTGTGCAGGGCATTTTGCCTTCTATCGTCCCaaagaaatga